In the genome of Haloplanus salinus, the window GCGTCCGGACCGATGGGATCGGCTTCGTGTTCGCGCCCGCGACGCCCATCGTCGGTGTTGATCTGGATGACTGTCGGGATCCCACGACGGGCGAACTCACATCGTGGGCTCAGGACATCGTCGACCGGCTGGATTCCTACAGCGAAGTCTCGCCCTCGGGGCGGGGCGTTCACGTCATCGTCGAGGGCGAACTCCCGCCGGGGCGGAATCGGCGCGGTGACGTCGAGATGTACGACGAGGCTCGCTTTTTCACCGTCACGGCCGACCATATCGAGGGGACACCCACGTCTCTTGAACGACGCCAGGATGCGCTGCTCGGTGTCCACTACGAGTACGTCCAGTCACCCCCCGACGCGGAGACGGCGCCGGTCGATCTCGAGGCGGCTACCGAGGGTGCCGGTCGTTCCGACTCGTCAGCGGACGAGCGCGGAGACCAGGCCGGCGAGTCGGCAGCTGGGGAACCCCCCGACAAGACAGGGGCCTCGGGGACAGCTACGGCACTCGGAACGGACTCGGGACTGTACGCCCGCTACGGACTTGACTACCCCGATATCGAGGACCCGGGTCTCGAGGCCGCCCTGCACGGACTGAGTCCATCGGCGCTTCCCTCACCGCTGCCGACGTCGATGGACGACATCGCGGGCCCAGGCGTGGATCTCGACGACGAGACGGTACTGGAGCGTGCGATGGACTCGAAGAGTGGAGATGTCATCGAGGCGCTCTACGACGGCCGCACGGAGCTCTGGAGCGGCCGGGATAGCCGGTATCCCTCGCAGTCGGAGGCCGATATGGGCCTGTGCTTCTATCTGGCGTTTTGGACTGGCGGCGATCCCGACCGGATGGATCGTCTGTTCCGCGACTCGGGGCTTATGCGGGGGAAGTGGGACAAGGTTCACTTCGCTAATGGGGCAAAGTACGGCGAAGTTTGTCTCTCGCGAACGTTGCTTCAGGTGGACGACTACTACAGTCCCCCGGACAGACCGTCCGGGTCAGCAGACTCGGCCCCCTCTCGATCGCATTCTAGTGCCGAACCCGCAGTCGAACCCTGCCTGACGACTGCAGATGCGACCGACGTTCGGGCAGTTGAGGACGCGAAACGACTCGCGTCGAAGGTACAGTACCAACAGCGCCAACTTCAGGCACAGCGTGAGCGTATCAACGCGCTCGAAACACGACTGCAGTGGTATCGACAGATCCTCGGTGTCCAGTCCAGTCATGATGCATCCTACGGAGACGATCACGACCTCAAGGACGCTCTCGGATCTGCAGCTGATGGGTCGGCTTCCGAGTCAGCACCGCGTGAGACTCACCGGTCGCCTGCTTCGACTCACGCCGATTCACCGCTCCCCTCGAATAACGTAGAGTATGATCAGGACACCGAAGTGGAAGACGAAAATTCTGATACACGTTCCGGGTTGGATGAAGAGTCTACTCAGCCTTCTGGGTTCGTTACCCAGTTACGCCAATGGCTCTCGTGAACAGTTTAACATTATCACAGGAGCCTTCGGTGTCGTAGCCGGAGCATTCAAGCCGATACGTAAGGAATTCTTACGTAGAGTCTCCACATGAGCACCGACGACCCTGAAATAACTACCGTGACTTCAAAGGGACAGATCACGATTCCGAGCCGGTTGCGCAAGCAGTTCGGGCTCGAAAAGGGCACGAAGCTGATGGTCGTTCCGACCGACTACGGCCTCGTTTTGAAGAAACTCGAACTCCCGTCGGTCGAAGAGTTCCAACAGCGCGTTGAGGAGCGGGCTGAGACGGTCGACCTGTCGATGGATGAGATTAACGAACTCGTCCATGAGGCACGGGGATCTGATGAATGAAGGCCGTTCTCGACACGAACGTACTCATCTCTAGTGTCATCGCGACCGGCGTCCCGCACGAGGTCGTCGTGAAGGGCTTCAGCAGCGACTATCAGATCATCGTCTCGGTCGCGACGCTCACCGAGTTTCGTGAGACGCTCCTCAAATATCCGGACCGCTTCGGGCTGGACGAAGACGATGTCCAACAGGAAGTCGAAACGATCCGCTATTTCGCGGAGTTCGTCGATCCAGCGGAAGACATCACAGCAGTCGAGGCCGATCCCGATGATGACAAGTTCCTTGAAGCCGCTGTCGCCGGCAATGTCGACTACATCGTCTCCGGTGACCAGCATCTCCTCGATCTTGGATCATTTCGGGGCATCGACATTGTCGACCCGAGAACGTTCTACGAACACCTCGAAGCGGCGTAAGTAGTGAGCGGACTCGCCGGGCGCCGAGCCGAACCGGCGTTCGCTCTCGACACCGAGGACGAGACGGGTGCGATGAGAATATCGACAAAGACCGATTCTCTCACGTCTCGATTTTATATACGATACCGGGACAACCTGGAACACCCACATGAAGACTGACGCACCGAATCAACCGTGTTTTCGGCCGAACCGTTTGCTCCACGAGAATACACCGTCCCGTTGCGGCGAGAGGTATTTGATCAGGTCTGTTGTACACTCGCACAATACGGAGTCCTCGTATGCCTGAGTTACAATCTCCAGATACGATCGCTCATCTCCTCGCGACGAACGTCGGGTCGCCAGCTCGATTCTTCCTCGTCGATGAAACTGCGAGGATCCCGATCACGCCGTATCGCGACCGAAGCGGTGTCGAAACGACCACGGTCCCGCTCTCGTCGTTCGACGCCGTGATCGAGCGGGCTGACATCGACGATGGCGGACTTTCTCTCACCAGCTTCGGCGGGATTCACCTCCCTGAATCGGAGTGGCGCCGGATTGGTCTAGAAAAGCACTGGCATGCTGACGACGTCGACCTCGAAGCGCCATTCACCGACCCTCGGCGACGGCTCGAACTCTGGGCGAGCCGCGAAGACAACCTGTGGGACGTGGATGAACCCGAGGAACCGCCATACGACCATCTCGAAGACATCCCCGACGATTCCCCGCTCATTACCGAGTGGGAAGCACACTCGCCCGACGACGAACCACCACGGCCCTACGTCCCGTTCGATAGGCCGACGCTCAGCGTGTACGCACTTCACGTCGAGGGGGCAGGCGACCCACGCGGATTCGACCGGATCGGAGTCGGCGAGATTGCTCGCGTCGATATTCTCGACGAGAGCGACCTCGACGAGTGGCCCGACGACCCCGACATCGAGACACGAGAACTCGCCGGTGAGCTCAGCCCACCGCCGCGTCATCCCGACATCAACTATGACGACCTTGACGCGCTTCCACAGACGAACGACGTTCTTCAGTCCATCTATACGGTCAATCGCCATGCCAAGCAGTTCGATGAGCAAGCGGCCAGCGCGTACCACGCCGATCAGGGCGCGGAGGCACGCGCCTACTCGCTCCGGAAGCGGGCACTCTACCGGACGAAAACTGTCGCGATTCACCGACTCGTCAAAGCCGACCCCACCGCCGTCCAAATCGTCCGACACGAACTCAACGGGGATAACGAAACCTATTGCCTGTATCTCGCTCCGATTGATGGGGACGAAGACCGAGAGTACTCGTTCCACCAGCCCCTTGACGCCGTCGAACCCGAACTGTTACAGGACGTGACTGGGA includes:
- a CDS encoding phage NrS-1 polymerase family protein, which translates into the protein MSSDIDVSLIPERLSDLEQWICWQETERDGKTTKVPIKPYHTNGTPNASATEAGHWRDLESALAFHESDRVRTDGIGFVFAPATPIVGVDLDDCRDPTTGELTSWAQDIVDRLDSYSEVSPSGRGVHVIVEGELPPGRNRRGDVEMYDEARFFTVTADHIEGTPTSLERRQDALLGVHYEYVQSPPDAETAPVDLEAATEGAGRSDSSADERGDQAGESAAGEPPDKTGASGTATALGTDSGLYARYGLDYPDIEDPGLEAALHGLSPSALPSPLPTSMDDIAGPGVDLDDETVLERAMDSKSGDVIEALYDGRTELWSGRDSRYPSQSEADMGLCFYLAFWTGGDPDRMDRLFRDSGLMRGKWDKVHFANGAKYGEVCLSRTLLQVDDYYSPPDRPSGSADSAPSRSHSSAEPAVEPCLTTADATDVRAVEDAKRLASKVQYQQRQLQAQRERINALETRLQWYRQILGVQSSHDASYGDDHDLKDALGSAADGSASESAPRETHRSPASTHADSPLPSNNVEYDQDTEVEDENSDTRSGLDEESTQPSGFVTQLRQWLS
- a CDS encoding AbrB/MazE/SpoVT family DNA-binding domain-containing protein encodes the protein MSTDDPEITTVTSKGQITIPSRLRKQFGLEKGTKLMVVPTDYGLVLKKLELPSVEEFQQRVEERAETVDLSMDEINELVHEARGSDE
- a CDS encoding putative toxin-antitoxin system toxin component, PIN family, which codes for MKAVLDTNVLISSVIATGVPHEVVVKGFSSDYQIIVSVATLTEFRETLLKYPDRFGLDEDDVQQEVETIRYFAEFVDPAEDITAVEADPDDDKFLEAAVAGNVDYIVSGDQHLLDLGSFRGIDIVDPRTFYEHLEAA